The following coding sequences lie in one Agrobacterium vitis genomic window:
- a CDS encoding alanine racemase, translating to MSDSVTFPWPSIGTPIDLVATPMPIIDEDRVAANIARVQTYMNQCDKSLRVHIKTHKLPAIARQQLSAGAVGINCQKLTEAEVFADAGFEDILLSYNIVGPKKLTRLQALNSRVAKLKVVADSGTVVEALAIKFRPDRPLAVLVECDTGGGRCGVKTPGAVVSLAESIKTHASLEFAGILTYPAIGSAGTVERFFAESMALLADRGISCPIRSNGGSPDLFNSDIVPSANEHRAGTYVYNDRSMVRVGHCRAEDVAIAMLATVVSRPSPGRAILDCGSKSLTSDLIGFDNYGLVEGFDDARIVALYEEHAVVEFGRSFAEVGSAVKVIPNHACPISNLFDRVVFHRNGLVTRVEMVAARGMVW from the coding sequence ATGTCCGATAGTGTTACTTTTCCATGGCCCTCCATAGGCACGCCCATAGATCTCGTTGCGACCCCGATGCCGATCATCGACGAAGACCGAGTTGCCGCCAACATTGCTCGTGTTCAAACCTACATGAACCAATGTGACAAATCATTAAGGGTGCACATTAAGACCCACAAGTTGCCTGCGATCGCAAGACAGCAACTGTCGGCCGGCGCAGTGGGGATCAATTGTCAGAAATTAACTGAGGCCGAGGTATTCGCGGATGCTGGGTTCGAAGACATATTGCTTAGCTACAATATCGTGGGCCCCAAAAAGCTCACTCGTTTGCAGGCTCTTAATTCCCGTGTCGCAAAATTGAAGGTCGTCGCAGACAGTGGCACGGTGGTTGAAGCACTTGCTATCAAATTTAGACCGGACCGACCTCTGGCTGTCCTTGTGGAATGCGACACGGGTGGAGGTCGCTGTGGCGTCAAAACACCAGGAGCGGTCGTCAGTCTTGCCGAATCCATCAAGACGCACGCCTCTCTCGAATTTGCAGGAATTCTGACCTATCCAGCAATAGGGTCTGCAGGGACTGTTGAACGGTTCTTTGCAGAGAGCATGGCCCTCCTTGCGGATCGTGGCATCTCGTGCCCGATCAGGTCCAACGGAGGGTCTCCCGATCTGTTCAACTCGGACATCGTTCCCTCGGCAAACGAGCATCGCGCCGGCACCTATGTTTACAACGATCGCAGCATGGTACGCGTAGGACATTGCAGGGCAGAGGATGTCGCAATCGCGATGCTGGCGACCGTCGTGTCTCGTCCTAGTCCTGGGCGGGCAATACTAGATTGCGGCTCAAAATCGCTGACCTCTGATCTGATCGGTTTCGACAATTACGGTCTCGTCGAAGGCTTCGACGATGCCCGAATTGTTGCACTTTATGAGGAACACGCCGTCGTCGAGTTTGGACGATCTTTTGCGGAGGTCGGGTCGGCGGTGAAGGTCATTCCTAACCATGCTTGTCCAATCAGTAATCTGTTCGACCGGGTTGTGTTCCACCGGAATGGTCTTGTTACGCGAGTCGAAATGGTAGCTGCCCGAGGCATGGTTTGGTGA
- a CDS encoding Rid family hydrolase: protein MDEHGLVRFEAADSQAGGQKRPFSKAVRAGDFVYVSGQVPTIDGEIVAGNIVAQTEQVITNVKSVLALAGCTLADVVKVNVWLHDARDFSSFNAVFERHFIDCPPARSTVQSLIMVDAKVEMDVVAYRPAHHVR, encoded by the coding sequence ATGGATGAGCACGGATTGGTGCGATTCGAGGCAGCCGACAGTCAGGCAGGTGGTCAGAAACGGCCCTTTTCCAAGGCGGTGCGGGCGGGCGATTTCGTTTATGTTTCCGGCCAAGTTCCAACAATTGACGGCGAGATAGTTGCAGGCAATATAGTGGCGCAGACCGAACAGGTGATCACCAACGTCAAGTCAGTACTTGCGCTTGCCGGCTGTACGCTCGCTGATGTGGTTAAGGTGAATGTCTGGCTGCATGACGCGCGTGATTTCTCCAGTTTCAATGCCGTCTTCGAAAGACATTTCATCGATTGTCCGCCGGCGCGCTCAACTGTGCAGTCGCTTATAATGGTCGACGCCAAAGTGGAAATGGATGTAGTTGCCTATCGGCCGGCCCATCATGTCCGATAG
- a CDS encoding sn-glycerol-3-phosphate ABC transporter ATP-binding protein UgpC produces the protein MTAVSIEGLNKHFGAIHTLRNINLHVEEGEFVALIGPSGCGKSTLLRIVAGLEGSTSGAIRIGSRDVTQLPSKQRDIAMVFQSYALYPHMTVAENLGFCLRMQKRPESEIKLKVLEAARTLHLEALLERRPKELSGGQRQRVAMGRAIVRDPQVFLFDEPLSNLDAKLRVVMRSEIKEVQQRLMTTTIYVTHDQIEAMTMADRIVIMDKGEIIQIDTPMELYRKPRNTFVAGFIGSPQMNFIDARRDGNGGVSLGKQATFRTEVDVQSKAGEFVVGIRPEDLLLDQEDGLRAKVTLVEPTGSQTYIHACTEDGTSLVTIENSERKFRSGDYIRLKPVAQNLHFFDRASGERLSLA, from the coding sequence ATGACAGCAGTCAGCATAGAAGGCCTGAACAAACATTTCGGCGCGATCCACACGCTCAGAAACATCAATCTCCATGTCGAGGAAGGGGAGTTCGTCGCCCTGATCGGTCCATCGGGTTGTGGCAAATCTACGCTGCTGAGGATCGTTGCGGGGCTGGAAGGTTCCACCAGTGGCGCGATCAGAATTGGCTCGCGTGACGTCACACAGCTGCCGTCCAAGCAGCGCGATATCGCCATGGTTTTCCAGAGCTACGCGCTCTACCCGCATATGACGGTCGCGGAAAACCTTGGCTTCTGCCTTCGCATGCAAAAGCGTCCAGAAAGCGAGATCAAATTGAAAGTTCTGGAAGCCGCGCGAACCCTTCATCTTGAGGCACTGCTCGAGCGGCGGCCCAAGGAACTTTCAGGCGGTCAGCGCCAACGCGTAGCAATGGGACGTGCGATCGTTCGAGACCCACAGGTGTTTCTCTTCGACGAACCGCTTTCAAATCTTGATGCGAAACTCCGCGTGGTCATGCGGTCGGAAATCAAGGAAGTTCAGCAACGCCTGATGACGACGACAATCTATGTCACGCATGACCAGATCGAGGCCATGACTATGGCGGATCGGATCGTGATCATGGACAAGGGCGAGATCATCCAGATCGATACGCCCATGGAGCTTTACCGAAAGCCTAGGAACACCTTCGTCGCGGGCTTCATAGGATCTCCGCAGATGAATTTTATCGATGCCAGACGCGATGGGAACGGCGGCGTGTCGCTTGGCAAGCAGGCGACGTTTCGGACGGAAGTTGACGTGCAATCGAAGGCGGGAGAGTTCGTCGTTGGAATACGTCCCGAAGACTTGCTTCTCGACCAGGAAGACGGCCTGCGGGCCAAGGTGACGCTCGTCGAACCGACCGGTTCGCAGACCTACATTCATGCCTGCACCGAGGACGGCACAAGTCTCGTGACAATCGAAAACAGTGAACGAAAGTTCCGATCCGGAGATTATATCCGGCTGAAGCCAGTGGCCCAGAACCTGCACTTCTTCGACCGGGCGTCAGGCGAGCGCCTGAGTTTAGCCTGA
- a CDS encoding N-carbamoyl-D-amino-acid hydrolase: MTRVLRIAAAQMGPVNSAEPRRATVSRMMGLLDQAADDGCNLAVFPELALTTFFPRTYLADLHKADDFYEHDMPNADVQPLFDLARRRHIGFSLGYAEITTEGGAKHRYNSQILVDRDGLVAAKYRKVHLPGHADYRPDDPFQNLEKYYFEVGDLGFPVVNAFDGQVGMCICNDRRWPETYRMMGLKGVELIMLGYTTPIHNPRAEQSPELRMFQSRLCMQAGAYQNSTFVVGVAKAGREDGVDLMGGSCIIHPNGRVIAETKGVDDEIAVADCDLDDCLNGKAEEFNFERNRRPELYDGLLASHGSIR, from the coding sequence ATGACGCGTGTCCTCAGAATAGCCGCAGCACAAATGGGGCCGGTTAATTCCGCTGAACCACGCCGTGCAACAGTGAGCCGCATGATGGGTCTGCTCGATCAAGCAGCCGATGACGGCTGCAATCTCGCGGTCTTTCCCGAGCTTGCGCTGACGACCTTCTTTCCCCGGACTTATCTCGCCGATCTTCATAAAGCGGACGATTTCTACGAGCACGACATGCCCAACGCGGATGTGCAGCCGCTCTTCGATCTGGCGCGCCGTAGACACATTGGCTTTAGCCTGGGCTATGCCGAAATCACGACTGAGGGCGGGGCCAAGCATCGATACAATTCACAGATTCTTGTGGACCGTGACGGCCTGGTCGCAGCTAAGTATCGTAAGGTGCATTTGCCAGGGCATGCCGATTACCGCCCTGACGATCCCTTTCAGAATTTGGAAAAGTACTATTTTGAAGTCGGCGATCTCGGCTTTCCCGTCGTCAATGCCTTCGATGGCCAGGTGGGAATGTGCATCTGCAACGACCGCAGGTGGCCGGAAACCTACAGGATGATGGGTTTGAAAGGCGTCGAGTTGATCATGCTCGGATACACGACGCCGATCCATAATCCCCGAGCGGAACAGTCGCCGGAACTGCGCATGTTCCAGAGCCGATTGTGCATGCAGGCAGGCGCTTACCAGAACTCCACCTTCGTTGTCGGCGTAGCAAAGGCCGGTCGAGAGGATGGCGTCGACCTGATGGGCGGTTCCTGCATTATCCATCCGAACGGCCGCGTCATCGCCGAGACAAAGGGCGTCGACGACGAGATTGCAGTCGCGGACTGCGATCTGGACGATTGCCTGAACGGCAAGGCGGAAGAATTCAATTTTGAGCGCAACAGGCGTCCTGAACTTTATGACGGCCTGCTTGCATCCCACGGGAGCATTCGATGA
- a CDS encoding NAD-dependent epimerase/dehydratase family protein, translating into MTPIKPCGEKPKILVTGAAGLIGKAATRALRNEGFQVLATDRAASAHCRSLDFTDSAATDALASSAIEAIVHCGAISGPADARENPQLIAPVNVGGTMNLLELGRKAGIRRMIYCSSTSVYGDIAGDGPVIEDVVLRPKSLYGASKAAAELIVTGHGQQFGISTVSLRISTVYGPDRRHFCAVRTLLDAAVRGHCGILEHGLHDFRQYVHVDDVAAAIVLALKADRPAQSAYTITGGERRDLGSIADLVARLVPGFDYRIGESPDPGEDRHPIFSIAAAASDLGFQPRISMEHGMAELMTHIRFNGKIMEQE; encoded by the coding sequence ATGACCCCGATCAAACCGTGCGGGGAGAAGCCGAAGATATTGGTTACGGGGGCGGCAGGGCTGATCGGGAAAGCCGCTACGCGGGCGCTGCGCAATGAGGGCTTCCAGGTTTTGGCGACCGACCGCGCTGCTTCCGCCCATTGCCGGTCACTGGATTTCACCGACAGCGCGGCAACCGATGCACTGGCCAGCAGCGCGATAGAGGCGATTGTTCACTGTGGGGCGATTTCAGGCCCGGCTGATGCAAGAGAAAACCCGCAGCTGATCGCACCCGTCAACGTCGGCGGCACCATGAACCTTCTGGAGCTTGGGCGGAAAGCTGGCATCCGCCGGATGATCTACTGCTCGTCAACGAGCGTCTATGGAGACATTGCCGGTGATGGTCCGGTCATCGAAGATGTCGTGCTGCGGCCCAAGAGCCTCTACGGCGCCTCTAAGGCCGCGGCCGAGCTGATCGTCACCGGTCATGGCCAACAGTTCGGCATAAGTACGGTCTCCTTGCGGATCAGCACGGTCTATGGCCCCGACCGCAGGCACTTCTGTGCCGTCCGCACCCTTTTGGATGCGGCTGTACGGGGCCATTGCGGGATACTGGAACACGGCCTCCACGACTTCAGGCAGTATGTGCATGTCGATGACGTGGCAGCGGCAATTGTTCTAGCGCTCAAGGCGGATCGACCCGCGCAATCGGCCTATACAATCACCGGCGGTGAACGCCGGGATCTCGGCAGCATCGCAGATCTGGTTGCTCGCCTCGTCCCGGGCTTCGATTACCGGATCGGCGAAAGTCCTGACCCCGGCGAAGATCGCCATCCGATATTTTCGATCGCCGCTGCCGCGAGCGATCTGGGGTTTCAACCCCGGATTTCCATGGAACATGGCATGGCGGAGCTTATGACCCACATTCGTTTTAACGGCAAAATTATGGAGCAAGAATAA
- a CDS encoding carbohydrate ABC transporter permease: MAKPGSSSSTVLNFIAGWGAVIILIFPIIWMFLTSFKTEIDALSPEASLIFQPTLDNYRTVLARSNYLTFALNSVYTSVAATLLALLIGFPAAYSMAFFPTAKTRQTLLWLLSTKMMPPVGVLVPIYILYRDMRLIDSHLGLILLFMFANLPIVVWMLFSFFRDIPRDILEAARIDGAGLWEEFRYVLIPLSGPALASTALLSIILCWNEAFWSINLTTTKAATLAAFIATYSAPQGLFWAKLSAAAVLAIAPVLIMGWVGQRHLVRGLTFGAVK, translated from the coding sequence ATGGCAAAGCCCGGATCCTCATCCTCGACGGTCCTGAATTTCATCGCTGGCTGGGGCGCGGTGATCATTCTCATCTTCCCGATCATCTGGATGTTCCTGACCAGCTTCAAGACCGAGATCGACGCTCTGTCGCCGGAGGCATCACTGATCTTCCAACCGACGCTCGATAATTACCGAACGGTCCTGGCCCGATCAAATTACCTTACCTTCGCGCTAAACAGTGTCTACACGTCCGTCGCTGCGACACTGCTGGCGCTGCTGATCGGCTTTCCGGCCGCCTACAGCATGGCGTTCTTTCCAACAGCGAAGACGCGGCAGACGCTCCTCTGGCTTCTGTCTACGAAGATGATGCCACCCGTCGGCGTTCTTGTCCCAATCTACATTCTCTACCGAGACATGAGGCTCATCGACTCACATCTTGGCCTGATCCTGCTGTTCATGTTCGCAAACCTCCCGATCGTGGTGTGGATGCTCTTCTCCTTCTTCCGCGACATTCCCCGCGACATCCTCGAAGCCGCCCGCATCGACGGCGCCGGCCTCTGGGAGGAATTCCGATATGTCCTGATTCCGCTCTCCGGTCCGGCGCTCGCGTCCACGGCGCTGCTCTCGATCATCTTATGCTGGAACGAAGCGTTCTGGAGCATCAACCTCACAACGACCAAGGCGGCGACACTCGCGGCGTTCATCGCAACTTATTCGGCGCCGCAGGGCCTCTTCTGGGCCAAGCTGTCGGCGGCCGCGGTACTTGCGATCGCGCCCGTATTGATCATGGGCTGGGTCGGCCAGCGTCACCTTGTACGCGGTCTGACATTCGGAGCTGTGAAATGA
- a CDS encoding carbohydrate ABC transporter permease, which translates to MDSSAKVVSTRPKVYLVAPSVAVLLVWTTVPTIMTLWFSFQHYNLVNTAGREFVGLDNYLYFFSSSSLAIAALNSIYVVLGVIAITVTLGIGLVLLLDRDFVGAKIARVLAISPFFVMPTVAALIWKNLLLDPVNGLLATVLGLVGLPAVDWFGTLPMFSIIVIIAWQWIGFSTLILLTALQSLDHELKEAAAMDGAGAFATFRFIVLPHLARPIGIIVMIETIFLLSVFAEIFVTTSGGPGLASTNLSFLIYVQALLRFDVGLASAGGVISIILANVVAYFLAKTVSRSLEI; encoded by the coding sequence GTGGATTCTTCCGCCAAGGTTGTGAGCACCCGTCCTAAAGTCTATCTCGTCGCGCCTTCAGTCGCGGTGCTGTTGGTGTGGACGACGGTACCCACCATCATGACCCTGTGGTTCTCCTTCCAGCACTACAATCTGGTGAACACTGCTGGGCGGGAGTTTGTCGGGCTCGACAACTACCTTTATTTTTTCAGTTCAAGCTCGCTGGCGATCGCGGCGCTGAATTCGATCTATGTCGTACTCGGCGTGATCGCCATAACGGTGACCCTCGGCATCGGTTTGGTTCTACTGCTTGACCGCGACTTTGTGGGGGCAAAAATTGCCCGCGTCCTGGCCATTTCGCCCTTCTTCGTAATGCCGACGGTTGCGGCGCTGATCTGGAAAAACCTACTTCTCGATCCGGTCAACGGATTGCTGGCAACCGTGCTGGGCCTCGTAGGGCTGCCGGCGGTGGATTGGTTCGGCACGTTGCCGATGTTTTCGATCATCGTTATCATTGCATGGCAGTGGATCGGCTTCTCGACCCTCATCCTGCTGACGGCCCTTCAATCGCTCGACCATGAGCTGAAGGAGGCCGCGGCGATGGATGGTGCCGGCGCCTTCGCAACATTCCGCTTCATCGTGCTGCCGCATCTCGCGCGGCCGATCGGCATTATCGTGATGATCGAGACGATCTTCCTGCTGTCGGTCTTCGCCGAAATCTTCGTGACCACATCGGGTGGCCCGGGTCTCGCATCGACCAATCTTTCGTTCCTGATTTATGTGCAGGCGCTGCTGCGCTTTGATGTCGGCCTGGCATCCGCGGGTGGCGTCATTTCGATCATACTGGCTAATGTCGTTGCCTATTTCCTGGCAAAGACAGTGTCTCGTTCTCTGGAGATTTGA
- a CDS encoding ABC transporter substrate-binding protein, with product MSITSKYIGSSSRLRASGRTVCAAAFLALGLSQAAAEEITIATVNNQDMVIMQELSSDWEQKTGNSINWLVLEENVLRQRVTTDISTDGGQFDVITLGSYEAPIWGKNGWLFPVDDLGADYDYADIFETVRKGLSTEGKLFALPFYAESSMTYYRRDLFEKAGITMPEQPTYAQIAEFAAKVHDPAKKVYGLCLRGKPGSGENMVPIMTSVNTHGGKWFDMEWKPQINTEAWHKAVNLYVDLLKKYGPPGVTSNGYNETRALFAGGNCGMWIDATVAAGYLFDPAESKVAATVGFTKAPIADVPNGAALQWAWALAIPKSSGKADVAKSFMAWATSKEYIRAVGEKKGWIVIPPGTRQSTYDLAEYQKVAPFANFVKDAILSADPTKPSKDPVPYTGITYASIPEYQSIGTEVGQQIAAALTGQQTVDQALVAGQSFTEKTMEQSGYLKK from the coding sequence ATGTCGATCACGAGTAAATACATCGGTTCATCGTCCCGCCTCCGCGCCAGTGGGCGAACGGTCTGCGCTGCCGCGTTCTTGGCGCTAGGCCTCTCACAGGCGGCTGCAGAAGAGATCACTATCGCTACGGTGAACAACCAGGACATGGTGATCATGCAGGAGCTCTCCTCCGACTGGGAGCAGAAGACTGGCAACTCCATCAATTGGCTTGTGCTGGAAGAAAACGTGCTACGCCAGCGGGTCACAACCGACATTTCTACCGATGGCGGCCAGTTCGACGTTATCACACTTGGCTCCTACGAGGCGCCGATCTGGGGAAAGAACGGCTGGCTATTCCCTGTCGATGATCTCGGTGCTGACTATGACTACGCCGATATCTTCGAGACTGTACGCAAGGGCCTCTCTACCGAAGGGAAGCTTTTTGCCCTGCCATTCTACGCTGAAAGCTCGATGACCTACTATCGCCGCGACCTGTTTGAAAAAGCCGGGATTACGATGCCCGAACAGCCGACTTATGCGCAAATCGCCGAATTCGCCGCTAAGGTCCACGACCCCGCCAAGAAGGTTTACGGCCTTTGCCTTCGCGGTAAGCCGGGCTCGGGCGAGAACATGGTGCCGATCATGACCTCGGTCAACACCCATGGTGGCAAGTGGTTCGACATGGAATGGAAACCGCAGATCAACACCGAGGCCTGGCACAAGGCTGTAAATCTTTATGTCGACCTGCTCAAAAAATACGGCCCGCCGGGGGTGACATCCAACGGCTACAACGAGACGCGGGCGCTTTTCGCTGGTGGTAATTGCGGTATGTGGATTGATGCCACGGTCGCCGCGGGTTACCTCTTCGATCCGGCTGAAAGTAAAGTCGCCGCCACGGTCGGATTTACCAAGGCACCGATCGCTGATGTGCCAAACGGCGCCGCGCTGCAGTGGGCGTGGGCTCTCGCCATTCCCAAATCGTCGGGTAAGGCCGACGTTGCAAAAAGCTTTATGGCTTGGGCGACCTCGAAGGAATATATCCGGGCTGTGGGTGAGAAGAAGGGCTGGATAGTGATCCCGCCGGGTACTCGGCAGTCCACCTATGATCTTGCCGAGTACCAGAAGGTTGCGCCCTTCGCGAACTTCGTCAAGGACGCGATCCTGTCGGCGGACCCAACCAAGCCCAGCAAGGATCCTGTACCATATACGGGCATAACCTATGCTTCGATACCGGAATACCAGAGCATCGGTACAGAGGTCGGCCAGCAGATTGCAGCCGCACTCACCGGCCAGCAAACAGTGGATCAAGCGCTCGTGGCCGGTCAGTCTTTCACGGAAAAGACCATGGAACAGTCGGGCTACTTAAAGAAGTAG
- a CDS encoding IclR family transcriptional regulator, which produces MKSPRPTVTPMQEPSSQAPEKLSHDGTHWTVTSGVGEGGKPGLGLVPALDKAIAVIEYLNWQPADETTLANISSALKITKSHCHSILKTLQEHGWLRFDERAKTYALHPGLLGSVSKLLSIPMIDIIRTEIAGLVNAIGLPFVLSQPMPDQTFMLIDKFHDPMRMEVSLPIGFRYPRDASAQMRAYLAWLPEEKVQTWFDDWTPVQYTAATLTTQDEVVAELQASRQRGYARSRAEFTDGLMAIALPIFGKSGDVVFIINCSAPIDVMSALEVEVSTAMRVAVAEIHQQTLARLPENFRR; this is translated from the coding sequence ATGAAGTCTCCCCGCCCTACCGTGACACCCATGCAAGAGCCATCGTCACAGGCACCCGAGAAACTCAGCCACGACGGTACCCATTGGACGGTGACATCCGGAGTTGGCGAAGGCGGCAAACCGGGCTTGGGCTTAGTGCCGGCCTTGGATAAGGCGATTGCAGTTATTGAATATCTCAATTGGCAGCCTGCCGATGAGACAACGCTTGCAAATATTTCGTCGGCGCTGAAAATTACTAAAAGTCATTGCCATTCGATCCTTAAGACGCTGCAGGAACACGGTTGGCTAAGATTTGACGAGCGAGCGAAAACTTACGCTCTCCATCCCGGGCTTCTAGGAAGCGTATCAAAGCTGCTGTCCATACCGATGATCGACATCATTCGAACTGAAATTGCCGGCCTGGTGAATGCCATCGGTCTTCCATTCGTTCTGTCTCAGCCGATGCCCGATCAGACTTTCATGCTGATCGATAAATTCCACGATCCGATGCGTATGGAAGTCTCCTTGCCGATCGGCTTTCGCTACCCACGCGATGCCTCGGCTCAAATGCGTGCATATCTTGCCTGGTTGCCGGAGGAGAAAGTTCAGACGTGGTTCGATGACTGGACGCCAGTTCAGTATACCGCAGCGACGCTGACGACCCAGGATGAGGTGGTTGCCGAACTCCAAGCCAGCCGACAGCGGGGTTATGCGCGCAGCCGTGCCGAATTCACGGATGGGCTGATGGCTATTGCCCTGCCAATTTTCGGTAAGAGCGGGGACGTGGTGTTTATTATCAACTGCTCTGCGCCCATTGACGTCATGAGTGCTCTCGAGGTTGAGGTGTCGACCGCAATGCGGGTTGCAGTGGCGGAGATCCACCAGCAGACCCTGGCGCGTCTGCCTGAAAACTTCCGCCGCTAA
- the hydA gene encoding dihydropyrimidinase yields the protein MIDLIIVDGTIATNAGTFVADLAINRGQIVQIGGMLPAARRTISAEGLLVLPGGVDVHTHLDAPSLDMMTADDFRSGTIAAACGGTTSLIDFCQQTPGGTLAQGIANWNTKAEGKAAIDYGYHMLIPDFNAEIANELATLPDKGITSFKLFMSGKGGAMVDDHALITAMDVARNCGAMVMVHAENGDAVHFLQQQLLREGKTEPKYHAASRPARAEAEATARAVALAEMTGAPLYIVHVTCAEALDEVVRGKLRGAPVLAETCTHYLYLTKDHLDRPNFEGAKYVFSPPARTRADQEALWLALRHNILETVSSDHSSTRFHDQKQGGRGDFTKIPNGLPGIEERFIMLYQGVVEGRITIEQFVDLVASRPARTFGLSPRKGTIAVGCDADLVLFDANARRTIRNDELHHAVDYSAYEGIDVRGKVISVLLRGKVIVENSKYCGEPGYGRFLPRARMEH from the coding sequence ATGATAGATCTTATTATTGTCGACGGCACGATTGCGACCAACGCAGGGACTTTCGTGGCCGACCTTGCAATCAATCGCGGCCAGATTGTGCAGATTGGAGGCATGCTGCCCGCGGCGCGACGGACTATATCTGCAGAGGGGCTGCTGGTGCTGCCGGGCGGCGTCGATGTTCATACCCATCTCGACGCGCCTTCGCTCGACATGATGACCGCAGATGATTTCCGGTCCGGCACGATCGCCGCAGCCTGCGGCGGAACGACGTCCCTTATCGACTTCTGCCAGCAGACTCCTGGCGGCACGCTCGCGCAGGGTATAGCTAACTGGAATACCAAGGCCGAAGGCAAGGCAGCGATTGACTATGGCTACCACATGCTGATCCCGGATTTTAATGCCGAGATCGCGAACGAGCTAGCGACACTTCCAGATAAAGGCATCACCAGCTTCAAGCTGTTCATGTCCGGAAAGGGCGGCGCCATGGTGGACGACCATGCGCTGATCACGGCCATGGATGTAGCAAGGAACTGCGGTGCGATGGTTATGGTACATGCCGAAAACGGCGATGCCGTTCATTTTCTGCAGCAACAACTTTTGCGAGAGGGAAAAACAGAGCCTAAATACCACGCCGCTAGTCGCCCCGCCAGAGCAGAAGCAGAAGCGACCGCCCGTGCTGTCGCGCTGGCGGAGATGACGGGGGCTCCGCTCTACATCGTTCACGTCACCTGCGCCGAGGCCCTTGACGAGGTGGTACGTGGCAAACTGCGTGGCGCCCCGGTGCTTGCAGAGACCTGCACCCACTACCTCTATCTGACGAAAGATCACCTTGATCGACCCAATTTTGAAGGCGCGAAATACGTGTTCTCTCCACCGGCTCGCACAAGGGCGGATCAGGAAGCACTCTGGCTGGCGTTACGCCACAACATTCTCGAAACTGTGTCATCTGACCATTCCTCGACGCGTTTTCACGATCAGAAGCAGGGTGGGCGCGGCGACTTCACAAAAATTCCCAATGGTCTTCCAGGAATCGAAGAGCGTTTCATTATGCTCTATCAAGGTGTGGTTGAGGGTCGCATCACTATAGAGCAATTTGTCGACCTCGTAGCCTCAAGACCGGCGCGAACTTTCGGACTATCACCTAGGAAGGGTACGATCGCAGTCGGCTGCGATGCTGACCTAGTGCTCTTCGACGCCAACGCTCGACGCACGATCCGCAATGACGAGCTGCACCATGCTGTGGATTATTCCGCCTATGAAGGGATAGACGTCCGAGGAAAAGTGATTTCTGTGCTGCTCCGGGGGAAAGTTATCGTCGAAAATAGCAAGTATTGCGGCGAACCCGGTTATGGGCGGTTCCTGCCGCGCGCGCGGATGGAGCATTGA
- a CDS encoding SDR family NAD(P)-dependent oxidoreductase, with protein sequence MRANRQRTALIFGGKSGIGAAVGNLFEQSGLRICVADLFEPSELVQGLSLDRIVCDVSDAKSVRHAVDGALQTLGHIDILINNAGTGTSATELQQVSLQEWRRVFEVNIYGTLHAIQAVLPHMLERGYGRIINTASQLAHKPAPGQAAYCASKAALVALTVSLAQEVAAKGITVNCVCPGPTDTQMWHSSDPAWKEWKISQLPIRRLGSVDEIASAYLYLASDEAAFMIGQSLSPNGGDVMW encoded by the coding sequence ATGCGAGCAAACCGCCAACGAACAGCGCTCATCTTTGGTGGGAAATCGGGAATCGGCGCAGCTGTAGGAAACCTGTTTGAGCAGTCCGGCTTGAGGATCTGCGTGGCAGACCTTTTCGAACCGTCCGAACTTGTGCAGGGTTTATCCTTAGATCGTATCGTATGCGATGTATCCGATGCAAAATCGGTCAGACATGCAGTCGACGGCGCATTGCAAACACTTGGTCATATCGACATCCTGATCAACAATGCCGGGACCGGCACATCTGCCACTGAACTTCAACAGGTATCCCTGCAAGAATGGCGGCGTGTCTTTGAGGTAAATATTTATGGCACGCTGCACGCCATCCAAGCCGTGCTTCCCCACATGTTGGAGCGCGGTTATGGCCGCATCATCAATACAGCATCGCAGCTAGCTCATAAGCCTGCACCCGGGCAAGCGGCTTACTGTGCGTCCAAAGCTGCGCTCGTTGCTCTCACTGTTTCGCTCGCCCAAGAAGTCGCTGCGAAGGGCATAACGGTAAATTGCGTCTGCCCCGGGCCGACCGATACCCAAATGTGGCACTCGAGCGACCCGGCATGGAAGGAATGGAAAATATCCCAGTTGCCAATCAGACGCCTCGGAAGCGTCGACGAAATCGCTTCAGCCTATCTTTACCTTGCCAGCGATGAAGCCGCCTTTATGATCGGACAGAGCCTTTCACCAAATGGTGGGGACGTGATGTGGTGA